A single genomic interval of Lathyrus oleraceus cultivar Zhongwan6 chromosome 7, CAAS_Psat_ZW6_1.0, whole genome shotgun sequence harbors:
- the LOC127105201 gene encoding ER lumen protein-retaining receptor A, whose amino-acid sequence MNIFRLAGDMTHLLSILVLLLKIYATKSCSGISRKTQELYAIVFLARYLDLFTDFISVYNTFMKVVFIASSLAIVWCMRVHPMVRRSYDKEIDTFRYYFLIAASFVLALVLHEKFTFQEIFWAFSIYLEAVAILPQLVMLQRSGNVDNLTGQYVFFLGAYRGFYILNWIYRYLTEPRFTRWIACVSGVVQTALYADFFYYYFISWKNNSKLKLPE is encoded by the exons ATGAATATCTTCAGGCTCGCCGGCGATATGACTCATCTCCTCAGCATTCTCGTTCTCCTTCTCAAAATCTACGCCACCAAATCATGTTCAG GGATTTCTCGCAAGACTCAAGAGCTATACGCAATCGTGTTTTTGGCACGTTATTTGGATCTGTTCACGGACTTTATTTCCGTGTACAATACCTTTATGAAGGTGGTGTTCATTGCTAGCTCCTTAGCCATTGTTTGGTGCATGCGTGTTCATCCTATGGTCAGGAGAAGTTATGATAAGGAGATTGATACGTTCCGATATTATTTTCTAATTGCTGCTAGCTTTGTTTTGGCTCTCGTGTTGCACGAGAAATTCACCTTTCAAGAG ATCTTCTGGGCATTTTCAATATACTTAGAGGCAGTTGCGATACTGCCCCAGCTGGTTATGTTGCAACGAAGTGGGAATGTTGACAATTTGACTGGGCAATATGTATTCTTTCTTGG TGCATATCGTGGGTTTTACATTCTCAACTGGATATACCGCTATTTGACTGAGCCACGTTTCACACGATGGATAG CTTGTGTCTCAGGCGTTGTTCAGACGGCTTTGTATGCCGATTTCTTCTACTATTATTTCATTAG TTGGAAGAACAATTCTAAACTAAAGTTGCCTGAATGA